The Helianthus annuus cultivar XRQ/B unplaced genomic scaffold, HanXRQr2.0-SUNRISE HanXRQChr00c040, whole genome shotgun sequence DNA segment GTAGGAAAAATGTTTTTAAGGAAATGGGTTTTATTGGAAAGACACGTAGGATGTTTGATGATGAGGATTCGGGGAAAACTACAAGTAGTGATTTGGGGAAAACTAGGTGGTCGGATTGTGGGTGTGAGTCTTGTCTTTCTTGGATGAACAATGGTGGTGATCTCAAGCTTCATGTTGTTGTTAAGGACCCGTTAAAAGGTACACTTTTGTGTTTTATGAGGTTCGAGCCTACTTATTAGAGTTTGAGCTCGGCTCGTGAGTAAAATCcaaagctcgagcttggctcgagctattttgagaacaacctctcaaatgagctaaaagctcggctcgagctcagGGGAGCTCGattcggttcgagcctacttattAGAGTTTGAACTCGGCCCgtgagtaaaacccaaagctcgagctcggctcgagctattttgagaacaatCTCAAATGAGCTAAAAGCTCGGTTCGAGCTCGGGGGAGCTCGACTCGGTTAGAGCCTACTTATTAgagttcgagcttttaaccgagccgataacGAGTAGCTCTTGAGCCTTGGGCTTATTTACACCCCTAGGCGACGGTGTTACCGCGTGGGTACCTTACCCACATCCGGCCCCGGTTAGCCTAACCGGTTTGGTTTACGGTTTGGAAAACCACGTTTCACGGTTCGGTTATGGTTTGGAACTGGCAGCCAAAACCGAACCGGTCGAAATATTACTTTTTTAATCTATATAGTGCTaatacaaataaaataacttttgtCAAACCGGCCAAAACCGGACCATAAACACCCCTAGCATTTAGCTGAAAATATACAATTTGACTTTTGGATGTCTAACTTGTTACTTATGAGGTACAAAAAAATAAGGTTAGATGTAGGCTGTAGCTGCAATAGTTAACATAtcaatttttcttttttataaactCCAAAATTTGCAATAAAAATCAACTgtaagagcattctcatccaaaccaTCAAAATAAATATGTGAGGggtagtttttatattataaagggtataaaaatgattgtgagtggaggagagagaaaatgttactgttcatttgTATATTTAGgaggacactgttcacccagtataattttttttttaatatatattgaaagtggttgtgagtgaaggagagagaaaaatgtaatgataatattatttaattgaaaaggagagagaaaaagtatttgttttcagtgaaaatatattgatataggagttgtttttttagtgaaatgtatgtataatttgatggattggatgagaatgctctaacTGTATTATAAATGTTTATTCTTGATGATTATGCAGGAAATCAAGATTTAGGTAACACATCAACAGAAGATGTGATATTTCTACACGGATTCATGTCGTCGTCTTATATTTGGACCGAAACCATATTCCCTGAATTGGTTAGTAGTAAATACCGACTTTTCGCTGTTGATCTTTTGGGATTTGGAAGTAGTCCAAAGCCAAGAGAATGTCTCTACACTTTAAATGACCATTTGGAAATGATCGAGAAATCAGTCATCCGCGAATTCGACTTGAAGTCTTTCCATTTGGTTGCACACTCCATGGGTTGCATAATTGCTTTAGCTTTAGCAGCTAAGTATCCCAACAGTCTCAAATCCATCACTCTAGTTGCTCCTGTAAGTTCCATTATATGTTCAAGATAGTCAAAGTcaactttacccccccccccccctttataAATTAAAGTTCATATctacattctttttttttttttttttttttgagaaagtTTTAGCTCAACACATGTTATAATGTAACATTAACATAGTTATAACTTTCTTCCATGTAAAATAACTAGTGGTATTCTCCGCGCTCCGCTGTGGGTTTCCGGTCAGtatcggtttggtttggtttggtttgttaCAGTACCAGTATTGTTCCGACACTTGATATAGCAACCGAAAGAGATATGCCCAAAAGCATATCGACGAGTGTTGTTTTACATtgataaaaaaaacatataaaaaatgaaTACCGGTACAGATGTGGTATTGGTTTGATTACCAGCACTTGATTGCGACACGCCAGGAAAGCCAAAAAAACGAATACCGATACCAATGTTGTTGAGACGGTAGCCAGGGGCGGATGTACTATATATTAAGGGGTGGCGTCCGCTACGGCTTGGCGTTacggcggtagtgtaaaattagtgtaaattttggaaaaatttgacgttttttcgatttcgttaccgcttatttataaaacgttaccgcttggcgtgaatcctagatccgccactaaCGGTAGCGGCTCAGTTTGTCATGGTAAAAAAACAATTATGTTTGACCTGTTCGAAATAAACTTTtatcaaaatgtagataaaaaatAAACACGTCGTAACGGTATATTCGAAATTTTATAAGAACAAAATGTTTTAAAgtaatatttataataataaaatacttaaataataaagtaaataaataaatttaacaatcATCCATAGTGGTTGCATTTTGTTATAGTATATAATATTATTTCCATTAAAGTTTTTAGCATGTATCAGGTTGACTTCCAAAGTCAAAACTTTGTTATGCTTGTTTGTTCTTATTTACTTGATTAACTTTACCTTGCAGCCTTACTTTATAACTTCTGAAGAAGAGGATCCTAGTGAAATAGCATTAAAAAGACTTGCCTACAAGAGCGTATGGCCACCATTGTTGTTCGGATCAGCATTCATGACATGGTACGAACATTTGGGCCGATGTGTATGTTTTGTTTTGTGCAGGCACCACAAGACATGGGAAAAGATCTTGAAGCTGGTTACGCGAAAAAGGTACATATTTCAATATATGACGAGATATAAAACGACACCAAGTaaggctgcaaacgaaccaaacgttcaggGAACAATTCGTTCATTtagttaaacaaacgaacacgaacaagaaattccgttcgtttattaaacaaacaaacatgaacaagaaatttcgttcgtttagttaaatgaacgaatatGAACAGAGGCCGTGTTcgtcatttatgttcgtgaacatttggtaatgtgttcgtttatgttcgacTGTGTTCGCTAGtccattagtgtttttagtttttatattttatttaattacttcaaaattccaacaaataaaatatttaataagtgtcagtgtattttatattctgttcatgaacgcttCTTTGTGgttgtttgtttccatttgtgttcatgaacatttgttttcgtttgttgcctaaaattaacaaatgaacacgcaatgttcatttccttaacaaacaaacacaaacataaaatctacttcggtaagtgttcataaaCAGTTTGTCTGTTCTtagttgcctaaaattaacaaatgaacacgaaatgttcatttccttaacaaacaaacacgaacataaaatctcgttcggtaactGTTCATAAACAGTTTGTCTGTTCTTAACAAATGACCACGAAAAAGGtgttgttcgtgtttgttcggttcgtttgcagccttAACAGGCTAACACCAAGTGACTAAATGGACAACTGTGATGTGCAGGAAGCTAAGTTTCCTAGTGATGGACTTGTTCAGGCACACACACCATTCGGCTTGGCACACAATGCACAATGTGATATGCGGTGGGGCCAAGATGATGGACCCGTGTCTTGAAATACTGCGACGGGTTGGAGCACGGGTGACCGTGGTCCAGGGGTCTAGAGACCAGGTGGTGCCGGTTGAATGCAGCAACAATATTAAAGTTATGGTTCCTGATGCAGAGGTTAAGATTATCAAAGGTGCTAATCATAATAAAGTGATAATGGGAAGAGAAAAACAGTTTGCTGAAGATTTGGAACACATATGGGATTCTGTCAATGATGCCGTTAATAGCCGTTAATTCGTTAAACATTGTTAAAAACTGATTTTTCTAGCATACCATCTGTATTTTTGAAGGATGCTTATAAGTTAAAAGGCAAAATTATGATTCAAATAATTAAACTCTCTGCCTAGGATGTAGAGGTGCACATTTtcaggggttttttttttttttttttttttttcaaaaactggTTTGGTTTGGGTTGACATTTATAAAAACCGGTTGTTGGTGAAACGGTTTGGGTTTGGAATCGGTTCGATTCGGTTTTAACCGGTTTCAACGAAGGAATTCTCA contains these protein-coding regions:
- the LOC110864464 gene encoding probable lysophospholipase BODYGUARD 4, whose amino-acid sequence is MADYRGKLPRKIADIILYIINSLVFFFLDLLDYTMCIFYKYIDEFLEGKSTPCYCQSQNRTTKEFEKRNNGVSGTLFGRKNVFKEMGFIGKTRRMFDDEDSGKTTSSDLGKTRWSDCGCESCLSWMNNGGDLKLHVVVKDPLKGNQDLGNTSTEDVIFLHGFMSSSYIWTETIFPELVSSKYRLFAVDLLGFGSSPKPRECLYTLNDHLEMIEKSVIREFDLKSFHLVAHSMGCIIALALAAKYPNSLKSITLVAPPYFITSEEEDPSEIALKRLAYKSVWPPLLFGSAFMTWYEHLGRCVCFVLCRHHKTWEKILKLVTRKRKLSFLVMDLFRHTHHSAWHTMHNVICGGAKMMDPCLEILRRVGARVTVVQGSRDQVVPVECSNNIKVMVPDAEVKIIKGANHNKVIMGREKQFAEDLEHIWDSVNDAVNSR